DNA sequence from the Thauera sedimentorum genome:
CGGAGACCACCAGACCCTTCTCTTCGAGTTGCGCGAGCAGGGTGTTGTTCACTTCGTAGCGGTGGCGGTGGCGCTCGATGATGTCGGCCGCGCCGTAGACCTCGCGCGCCAGCGAGCCTTCCTTGAGATGGCAGGTCTGGCCGCCCAGGCGCATGGTGCCGCCCAGGTCGGAATCCTCGCTGCGCTTCTCGATCTTGCCGCTGCGGTCCTTCCATTCGGTGATCAGGCCGATCACCGGGAAGGGGCTGGCCTTCTCGAACTCGGTCGAATGCGCGCCTTCCATGCCGGCGACGTCACGGGCGAACTCCACCACGGCGAGCTGCATCCCCAGGCAGATGCCCAGGTAGGGCACCTTGTTCTCGCGCGCAAAACGGATCGCGGCGATCTTGCCCTCGGTACCGCGCTTGCCGAAGCCGCCGGGCACCAGGATGGCGTCCATCTTCTCGAGCACCGCGCAGCCTTCCTGCTCGATGTCCTCGGAGTCGATGTAGTGGATGTTCACCTTGGAGCGGGTGTGCATGCCGGCGTGGTTGAGCGCCTCGATCAGCGACTTGTAGGACTCGGTGAGATCGACGTACTTGCCGACGAAGGCGATGTCCACCTCGCGCTGCGGATTCTCCAGCGCGAAGATCAGTTTCTCCCACACGGTGAGGTCGGCCGCGCGCGCCAGGATGCCCAGCTTGTGGCAGACGATCTCGTCGAGCATCTGGTCGTGCAGTGCCGCCGGGATCTTGTAGATGGAGTCCGCGTCCAGGCACTCGATGACCGCTTCCGGCATGACGTTGCAGAACAGCGCGATCTTGCGGCGCTCGTCGGCGGGGATGGAGCGGTCGGCACGACACAGCAGGATGTCGGGCTGGATGCCGATCTCGCGCAGTTCCTTGACCGAGTGCTGGGTCGGCTTGGTCTTCAGCTCGCCCGCGGTCGGAATGTAGGGCAGCAGCGTGAGGTGGATGAAGCAGGTGGCGTTGCGGCCTTCCTCGATGCCCATCTGGCGGATGGCTTCAAGGAAGGGCAGCGATTCGATGTCGCCCACGGTGCCGCCGACTTCGACGATGGCCACGTCGGCGCCTTCCGCGCCACGCTTGATGAAGTGCTTGATCTCGTCGGTGATGTGCGGGATCACCTGCACGGTCTTGCCGAGGTACTCGCCGCGGCGCTCCTTCTTCAGCACCGACTCGTAGATCTGGCCGGTGGTGAAGTTGTTGCGCTTGCTCATCTTGGCGCTGGTGAAGCGCTCGTAATGGCCGAGATCGAGGTCGGTCTCCGCACCGTCTTCGGTGACGAACACCTCGCCGTGCTGGAACGGGCTCATGGTGCCCGGATCGACGTTGATGTAGGGATCCAGCTTGAGGTGCGTGACCTTGATGCCGCGGGATTCCAGGATGGCCCCCAAAGAGGCCGCTGCGATGCCCTTGCCCAGGGAGGACACGACACCGCCGGTAACGAAGACGTATTTGGTCATGGGAATGCAACTGCGGGAAAGCGCGATGATAACCGATCTGCCCCTGCCGCCGGAAGCGGGCGACACCCTGTTACCGGTTGCGCGACAAGGTCCATTCGCGGCCAAGGCCGCTCCTACCAGCATGTAGGAGCGGCCTTGGCCGCGATCACGCAGTTCCCTGGATCAAGCCCGCGGGGTGGTGCGATGCACCCGCACTTCGCGCTTGCGCTCGCCGGGCTTGACCACCGGCGGCGGCAGGCCGGCGAGCTTGCAGGCGTCGGCGTCGGACATCTCCATCCACATGCCGCGCTTCAGGCGCGAGGGCAGCTCCACCGTGCCGTAGCGCACCCGGATCAGCCGACTCACGGTGAGCCCGACCGCCTCGAACATGCGCCGCACCTCGCGGTTTCGGCCTTCGGATATGGTCACCCGGTACCAGTGGTTCACCCCTTCCCCGCCAGCGTCGGAGAGGCTGTTGAAATGCGCTTCGCCGTCCTCCAGCTGAATGCCCGCCTTGAGCGATTCGATCTGCTCGTCCTCCAGCGAACCGAGCAGGCGCACCGCGTACTCGCGCTCCAGCTCGTAGCGCGGGTGCATCAGCTTGTTGGCCAGGTCGCCGTCGTTGGTGAACAGCAACAGGCCGGAGGTGTTGAAGTCCAGCCGCCCGACCGCGATCCAGCGCCCCCGGCGCAGGATGGGCAGGCGCTCGAACACCGTCGGGCGGCCGTCCGGATCCTCGCGCGAGACGATCTCGCCTTCCGGCTTGTGGTAGATCAGCACCCGCGGTGTGCGCTGGGCGTAGCGCAGCGGCACCAGCTTGCCGTTGACCTTGACCCGGTCGCCCGGACCGATCTTCTGCCCCGGCAGCGCCGGCGTGCCATTCACCTCGATGCGCCCGGCCTCGACCATGGCCTCGATCTCGCGCCGCGAACCGACGCCGGCCGCGGCCAGCACCTTCTGCAGGCGCTCGGGCTCGACCTGCGCTTCGGCCGGTTTGCCGCGTCCGGCCGGCGCACGGCCGCGCGGCGGACGCGCAGCTTCCGTGCGGGCGACCGGCTCCTCGCCCTCCTCGGCTGCCCGGGGGCGGCGCACGGGCGCCGCGGCTTCATTGCGCGTTTTCTTCTGGGTGGACGGCCGCAGCGGGCTGCGATTCTTGCGGGGTGTGGACAAGGGGGTACTTCCTGAAAGATTGGATTGCCCGCCTGCCCGGTCGGGCGGCGGTCGATGAGCGGATTATAGCGGTCGTACCTCGCCTCGACCCGGGGGACGCGCACGCCGTGGCACTTGCCCGGCATCGCTCAGGATTCGCCGTCTTCCGCCGGAGCGGCCTCCACGGCATCCACCAGGCCCGGCAGCTCCACCAGTTCCATGATGCGCTCGATCTCGGTGAGCGCCGGCAGTTCGGTGAGGCTGCGCAGCCCGAGATCGTCAAGGAAACGCCGGGTGGTGGCGAACAAGGCCGGGCGGCCGGGGGTGTCGCGGTGGCCGACTTCGTCGATCCAGCCGCGCGACTCCAGCGTTTTCAGCACGTTGGGCGACACCGCGACACCGCGGATCTCCTCGATATCCCCACGGGTCACCGGCTGGCGGTAGGCGATGATCGCCAGGGTTTCCAGCACCGCACGCGAGTACTTGGGCGGCTTCTCGTCCTTGAGCCGGTCGAGGAAGACCTGGTACTCGGGGCGGGTCTGGAAGCGCCAGCCGCCGGCGGTCTGCACCAGCTCGATGCCGCGCCCGTCCCAGTCGGCGCGCAGCTCGTCGAGCAGGCGGCGGACGAAATCGGCACCGGGGTCGTCCTCGAACAGCCGGCGCAGGGTGGTCACCGGCAGAGGCGCGGCGGCGGCCAGCAGCGCGGTCTCGATGACGCGCTTGAACTCTTCAGGCGTGCTCGGTGCTTGCATCGGCGAGCTTCACATAGATCGGGGCAAAGGCGTCGTTCTGGGTGACCTGCACCAGCTTCTCCTTGACCAGCTCCAGCATGGCGAGAAAGCTCACCACCAGCCCGGCCGGACCCAGCTTGGGATCGAACAGGCTGTCGAAGACGACAAAGGCGCCATCCGACAGCTTGCGCAGGATCTCGGTCATGTGCTCGCGCACCGAAAGCTCCTCGCGCTGGATGCGGTGATGCTGGTTGAGCCGCGCCTTCTTCATGATCTTCAGCCAGGCATGCTGCAGGTCGTGCAGGGTCACGTCGGGCAGGCGCTCGACCACCTTCTCGGCAACGAACACGCTCACCCATTCGAAGTCGCGGGCCACCCGCGGCATGGCGTCCAGGCGCGCCGCGGCCTGCTTCATCTGCTCGTATTCCAGCAGGCGGCGGACCAGTTCGGCGCGCGGATCGCCCTCCTCGCCTTCGGCCTCGCGCGGCGGGCGCGGCAGCAGCATGCGCGACTTGATCTCCAGCAGCATGGCGGCCATCAGCAGGTAGTCGGCGGCGAGTTCGAGGTTGGAGGCGCGCATCGCCTCGACGTACTCCAGGTACTGCACCGTGAGCGGCGCCATGGGGATGTCGAGGATGTCGATGTTGGACTTGCGGATCAGGTAGAGCAGCAGATCCAGCGGGCCTTCGAAGGCCTCCAGAAAGACTTCCAGCGCATGCGGCGGGATGTAGAGATCCTTGGGCAACTCCAGCATCGGCTCGCCGTACAGACGAGCCACAGCCGCCGCCTCGCGGGCGGTTTCGGCCGGCGCGAGGTCCAGCGGCATGTTCATCCTGCTTGCAGCCCCGGAGCGGCTCAGCCGTAGGACAGGCCCATGGATTCGCGCACGTCGCGCATGGTTTCCTGCGCCAGCTTGCGTGCGCGCTCGCAACCGTCGGCGATGATGTTGCGCACCAGGGTGGGGTCCTCGACGTAGGGGCGGGCGCGCTCGCGCATCTCGCCCTGTTCCTTGAGCACCGCCTCGATCACCGGTTGCTTGCACTCGATACAGCCGATGCCGGCACTGCGGCAGCCCTGCTGTACCCATTCGCGGGTGCCGTCGTCCGAGTAGATGACGTGGAACTGCCACACCGGGCACTTCTCCGGATCGCCCGGATCGGTGCGCCGCACCCGTGCCGGGTCGGTCTGCATGGTGCGGATCTTCTTGGTGACCGATTCGTCGTCCTCACGCAGGAAGATGGTGTTGCCGTAGCTCTTGGACATCTTCTGGCCGTCCAGGCCGGGCATGCGCGAGGCCTCGGTGAGCAGGGATTCCGGCTCGACCAGGATCATCTTGCCGCCGCCTTCCAGATAGCCATAGAGCCGTTCGCGGTCGCCCAGGCTGAGGTTCTGCGCTTCCTCTAGCATGGCGTGGGCCTGCTCGACCGCCGCGTCGTCGCCTTCCTGCTGGAAGCGGGTACGCAGCTCCTCGTACAGACGGGCACGCTTGGAACCGAGCTTCTTGACCGCCTCGCGCGCCTTGTCCTCGAAGCCGGGCTCACGGCCGTAGAGGTGGTTGAAACGCCGGGCGATCTCGCGGGTGAACTCGATGTGCGGGATCTGGTCCTCGCCCACCGGCACCTTGTCGGCGCGGTAGATCAGGATGTCGGCCGACTGCAGCAGCGGATAGCCGAGGAAGCCGTAGGTGGACAAATCCTTTTCCGACAGCTTTTCCTGCTGGTCCTTGTAGGTGGGCACGCGCTCCAGCCAGCCCAGCGGGCACATCATGGACAGCAGCAGGTGCAGTTCGGCGTGTTCGGGCACGCGCGACTGGATGAACAGCGTGGCCTGGGCCGGATCGACCCCGGCGGCGAGCCAGTCGATGAGCATGTCCCAGATGCTCTCCTCGATGACCTGCGGGCTGTCGTAG
Encoded proteins:
- the scpB gene encoding SMC-Scp complex subunit ScpB, yielding MQAPSTPEEFKRVIETALLAAAAPLPVTTLRRLFEDDPGADFVRRLLDELRADWDGRGIELVQTAGGWRFQTRPEYQVFLDRLKDEKPPKYSRAVLETLAIIAYRQPVTRGDIEEIRGVAVSPNVLKTLESRGWIDEVGHRDTPGRPALFATTRRFLDDLGLRSLTELPALTEIERIMELVELPGLVDAVEAAPAEDGES
- a CDS encoding CTP synthase is translated as MTKYVFVTGGVVSSLGKGIAAASLGAILESRGIKVTHLKLDPYINVDPGTMSPFQHGEVFVTEDGAETDLDLGHYERFTSAKMSKRNNFTTGQIYESVLKKERRGEYLGKTVQVIPHITDEIKHFIKRGAEGADVAIVEVGGTVGDIESLPFLEAIRQMGIEEGRNATCFIHLTLLPYIPTAGELKTKPTQHSVKELREIGIQPDILLCRADRSIPADERRKIALFCNVMPEAVIECLDADSIYKIPAALHDQMLDEIVCHKLGILARAADLTVWEKLIFALENPQREVDIAFVGKYVDLTESYKSLIEALNHAGMHTRSKVNIHYIDSEDIEQEGCAVLEKMDAILVPGGFGKRGTEGKIAAIRFARENKVPYLGICLGMQLAVVEFARDVAGMEGAHSTEFEKASPFPVIGLITEWKDRSGKIEKRSEDSDLGGTMRLGGQTCHLKEGSLAREVYGAADIIERHRHRYEVNNTLLAQLEEKGLVVSGRAPVTDLCEMVELPTDVHPWFVGCQFHPEFTSNPRKGHPLFTAYVKAALARKAG
- a CDS encoding tryptophan--tRNA ligase, with product MYAERVLSGMRPTGRLHLGHYHGVLKNWVKLQEEYPCLFFVADWHALTTAYDSPQVIEESIWDMLIDWLAAGVDPAQATLFIQSRVPEHAELHLLLSMMCPLGWLERVPTYKDQQEKLSEKDLSTYGFLGYPLLQSADILIYRADKVPVGEDQIPHIEFTREIARRFNHLYGREPGFEDKAREAVKKLGSKRARLYEELRTRFQQEGDDAAVEQAHAMLEEAQNLSLGDRERLYGYLEGGGKMILVEPESLLTEASRMPGLDGQKMSKSYGNTIFLREDDESVTKKIRTMQTDPARVRRTDPGDPEKCPVWQFHVIYSDDGTREWVQQGCRSAGIGCIECKQPVIEAVLKEQGEMRERARPYVEDPTLVRNIIADGCERARKLAQETMRDVRESMGLSYG
- the rluB gene encoding 23S rRNA pseudouridine(2605) synthase RluB, with amino-acid sequence MSTPRKNRSPLRPSTQKKTRNEAAAPVRRPRAAEEGEEPVARTEAARPPRGRAPAGRGKPAEAQVEPERLQKVLAAAGVGSRREIEAMVEAGRIEVNGTPALPGQKIGPGDRVKVNGKLVPLRYAQRTPRVLIYHKPEGEIVSREDPDGRPTVFERLPILRRGRWIAVGRLDFNTSGLLLFTNDGDLANKLMHPRYELEREYAVRLLGSLEDEQIESLKAGIQLEDGEAHFNSLSDAGGEGVNHWYRVTISEGRNREVRRMFEAVGLTVSRLIRVRYGTVELPSRLKRGMWMEMSDADACKLAGLPPPVVKPGERKREVRVHRTTPRA
- a CDS encoding segregation and condensation protein A; translated protein: MNMPLDLAPAETAREAAAVARLYGEPMLELPKDLYIPPHALEVFLEAFEGPLDLLLYLIRKSNIDILDIPMAPLTVQYLEYVEAMRASNLELAADYLLMAAMLLEIKSRMLLPRPPREAEGEEGDPRAELVRRLLEYEQMKQAAARLDAMPRVARDFEWVSVFVAEKVVERLPDVTLHDLQHAWLKIMKKARLNQHHRIQREELSVREHMTEILRKLSDGAFVVFDSLFDPKLGPAGLVVSFLAMLELVKEKLVQVTQNDAFAPIYVKLADASTEHA